Part of the Cottoperca gobio chromosome 1, fCotGob3.1, whole genome shotgun sequence genome, attatatcagttgcataaaatactcttaaaatgacaataatatttaTGGGACCACATATCGTCCaacaaatgttgttattttgacAGGCAAAGTGTTAGTTTTACTCTGGCGTCTGTGTTGCTTTCACAAGTGGCCTTCAAGCATCACTTTAAGCCATTACCTGACTCTTTCCTCTCACCTCCAGTGTTCCTAACTCCTGTCCGGTTAGTCCTCGAGGGGCAGGGTCATCAGGGTATCGCTATGGACGCaacgtgacctctgacctccagttAGCAGCCGAATATGCTGCCAAGGCTGTTTCTGAACAGAGACGAAACATTGCTGAGCACAGAGGTGGGGGAAGTGAGCAGTCGGCTGGTGGAGACAGCCCCAAGGTGAAGACCCAGTAACATCAAAATGCCTCAAAGAACACatcatgttttactttcaaaGAGGTTGCTTGTGTGCTTAAGGGTGTGTGGATGTTAATACTTGTCTCTCTTGTCCAGGATGAGTCCAAGCCACCTTATTCCTATGCACAGCTGATCGTCCAGGCCATCTCTTCGGCCCCGGACAAACAGCTGACTCTCAGTGGCATCTACGCCCACATCACGAAACACTACCCCTACTATCGCACTGCAGACAAGGGCTGGCAGGTAGGGTCTTTCCGTTTTGAGCTTTCCATGGTTTGACATGACAATCCAAACTTTCTAGCCACACAGTTATGGGAAGGTTAGGTTTAGTAACATTTTGAAGATTATGGTTGTATGATGAAGACTTACTAACAGTTATATACAGCTACTGGCagacatttcagaataaaagaaaaagaaataacattaaaGTTCGGTGATAAATTCCTTCAAATGAATATTTCTGTGTGTCCAGTGTCATATTATTTATCTTGCCTCCTTCCAGAACTCAATCAGACACAACTTATCTCTCAACCGCTACTTTCTGAAAGTGGCCCGCTCTCAGGATGAGCCTGGGAAAGGGAGTTTTTGGCGTGTGGATTCTGCTTCTGAGAGCAAGTTGGTGGAGCAAGCCTTTAGGAAAAGACGGCAAAGAGGGGTGGCTTGCTTTAGGACGCCATTCGGACCTCTCTCTTCTAGGTAAGTGGGTCTCCTATGGCATTCAGCTGCATGGGCGTGTGCTGTGCTAGGGGTGTAACGGTTCTGAAACCACAATGTCTCGCCCCTCTCTCTTGCGGCCGCAGCCTATAATCACTCATTATGTTACAAGGCAGATCTCTCAGGATGGCTGCTAATAAACCAGTTCAATTTAAAGTTTACTTACTAATGGACAAAGTCAATTGTCAGCAATGTGTAGACTGATCAGTTCATTTATGTGAAGTACATTTATAAAGTTAATCTACAAAAAAATCAAGGTCTGAACTGAACAGTGGATTTGAAATGGTTACACCCCTAGTGTGCGCAAtacacacagacggacacagacagacacacacacacagacggacacacacacagacggacacacacagacggacacacacacacacagacggacacacacacagacggacacacacacagatggacacacacagacggacacacagacggacagatgCTCTGTCGCGTCCCATTTGACTGTATTAACcctttctcccttctctctgcttctgGCTATCATTTGATTGGATAGAACAAAGTAAGTCTAATTTCTAGGTTGATATATTCAGCAGAAGGCACTGGCCGTGAAGGAGCTCTGTATGTTAATAAAGTCTCTTGATGTATTAACTgatttcttctgtttctctttcaggAGTGCTCCTGCATCGCCGACCCACCAGGGACTTCTTTCACCTCCATCCAGCGGGCTGCAGACTCCTGAATGTCTGAGCAGGGATGGCTCTCCTATCTCCCACGAACACCACGAACTGCTGGCTAACAAACTAGCATCTGTACCTGAGTATAGGTACTCTCAAAGTGCCCCAGGTGAGCCTGCCtgcatgcaggcacacacacacaaatacacataaataaattcAAAGGCCCGCACATGAAAGCTCTTATACTCACTATAAAATAGGTGaaattgttgtttgtgtttgtttctgcgCAGGATCTCCTGTCAGTGCTCAGCATGTCATCATGGCTGCACCCACTCACCCAACAGTGCTGCCCTCAGGCCCGGGGAAAGCCCTTGCTTTCATTCCAGGTGGTGGCGGCCAAGTCCAGCCCATCCACATGCTCCAGAACCCCATTCAATCCTCTGTCACCATGGTGCGGGTGGTTACCAGCGTCCCTTTGACTTCTAACCCTCCGAATGGGTACAGCGCTCCCTCTGTTGGAGGAGCAGAGGGCCACAGTGAGCTCAGAGGTACAGTACTCTGTTTGTCCTTATTAAGCGATACATTAGTGATCATACGTTGGTCTGTTCACCTTCAGTGCTAACTATTTAAAGCTGCTGTGGACTCGTCATACTCcataattgttttgcattttctgcAGTATTGGGAAGTTATTGGGAGCTGCTTTCATTTAGCTCCCAGGccttttatttttgcagtgtgGAGGACATTTGGCTACATTGAAACATTCATATGTTCATAGTCAACCTTTCAAAGGTTTAGGATATATGTTTTGCATGATTGAACTCTGGACGGACCATAGGAAACCGACTGATCGGACGTCTGTCAGTTTAGTAATTGTGATCTCAGCTGGGGCTTCTTAAAGTTGGAACCAAGGTCCAGATCAGAATTGAACTGTAGATCAATATGACCGTGTTATATTGCACAGGGATGTATTTTCTTGTGTTTGAATGTTACAAGTGTGATTGAACACGCCCACATACCTATAAAGAGCATGGGGTCGTTCTCAAAGTTTGTGTGCTTTACATTTGTATCAGTGTCTCTGTCCGTCTGGCAAACACACCTTTTGTGTCCAGGTTCATGTTACCTGTCACTTATGTTAAATGAGTAGTTTGAGTGCAGTTATACCGTTTAATGGGCTGTGTGAAGCTTAACGTTTGAGTGCCTGATTTAGGCTGTTAATACTTAAATGGCTGATGTGTTACTTTTAGGTATAAAGAAAAGTCAAACGTCTCTGTTCACAGTTAAATTCaggtacattattattattagctatAGAAACAAGCGGGTTAACTGGTCTCCCTGAAGAGAAAATACTTAGTTTAAGAGATTAAAGATGAACTGCTCATTATATGATTGTAAAACGTCTGCTCAGTTCAGTTCATCTGGATGAATGACTATAATAAACGTGAGCAGGAAGGAAACATTTTTTGTGTCAGCTTTTCTAATAAAGATTCCTTATCTTTGAGTGTTGATCACACATGTGCACTTTTATACACATGTAGTGAGTTTTGCTTTTACATGTTTGAATTGTGTTTCTACCAGAAGCCCAGCTGAACAGAGAGCGAGTGATCCAGACTGTGGACAGTGCGGTGCAGGGCGGGGATGGGCGAAACCTGGCCCTGGGTTTACATCAACTTCCTGTTCGTCCTGTTACCCAGAATGGCAAACACACCACTGCTGCTGTTGCCACAGCAACCAGCCTTTCTAATGCATCTGGTGAGATTTTCTGCGGAGGATGAATATAGATGGGTTTGCTTAAAAAGATGGGTTCAAGGCATCGAGATATAGCGATGGGTATAGTTAGGATTTTATCAATACTACTCTTATTGATGGATaagaatttatttaaaatataactgaATGCAGCAACATTTAATATCTCACTGGAAACAAATCTGaaagtcaataaaataaatataattcctaACATTGCGACAGACATCAGTCAGTATCATTCGTGCTGCCTCCGCTggtagagggagggagggctgcTTTGTCTCAGCCAGCAGAGTTTACAAGAATTTGCCAATTTTTAAGATGCGTGGCAAAATAAGCTAAACGGTTCGACTTCATGCAGACGGCTTTTGTTTTAGCTAGCACACTGTGCCTGTGTAAAACATAGGGCTGAGAGACTGCGAACAGAACACATTAAGATATCACGTCTACATGTTTATGCTTGTTGAACAGGTGTATTGATACAGTATTGTCTTTTGACTTGCATAGGTTTTATTGCACTTACTTACAGTATTGAGGGTATTTGGAGGATTTCTGCCCcgacacagagcagaggagatgcTGCAGCATGACAAGAATTATACCTAAACGTTAAGTGCCGCTAAAGTAAGGTCGGAGGATATCAATACTCCGGCCTTGAATAATTTAACCCTGGGGCCCGTTTAATGTCAGGTTTCAGTAACTGTTCCTGGCTGTTCTTACGCCAcctaacttttctttttctctccatttcccCTCCAGGCCTGAGTAGTCCTCTGCAGATATTGGCTGCCCAGGCCTCCAGCTCCCCTCCAGTGCTGGTGAGCAGACAGCCCAGTGCAGACACGTTAACCGAGCAGCCAGGCGAGCCCCAGGCCAAACGGCCAAAGATGGAGGACGAGGGCGGGACTGAATCTGCTCAGCATCAAGTCACAGCCGCTCAGCAGCCTGTCATCGTTGCCATGACATCACAAACCCACGACCCTAGGATGTAAAACCCAGGGTCTCTTACCAGGTACCCGATGGACGGCCTCCTCATGGTCCCCTTACTGCTTCGCCTTTTATACTCATTTGATATGACTGCAGCCGACACGGCCAAAACATTTATAGGCAGCCTCTCTCAACAGAAGGgaattaaattgtaaaaaaacatatattttggtCAAAAATAGATGAAAACTTTCAAATACATTCTGAATGTAAAAAGCAAGTAAATCTTTCAGGACTTTTTCAGCTTTACAGTCTTTTTTAATGTAATCCATCATTCACTGACAACACAAGTACGGATATTAAGCTTATGAGAGCATTATGCATATTAATATCATTTGAGCACTACTTTTACTATGTGAATGTTGGATAATATCTCAATACAAGCTTTCCTCTAGTTGATGGATCAAATGCATCAGTTACTGTCACTCTCAGGCCAAAGAACTCACCTCTCCTGCACTTCTGATTAGAGTCACTgcctcatttaaaaaagaaaaaaaaacacaaaaaaaccccCCCAAGGAATGTGTGTTCAGAGATTTGAAAAGGCTGGCATTAACAGAAGAAACTGTGACGATCAGAGTGGATTTATTGTGTGGTTTCACACAATCGTGGACAGAAATAAAGAGGACTAAGCTACGTATACCGAGGCCATTGATGGGAGACTGTTAAGAATATGACTGTACTTTTCATAAAGCAATCCTTACTGAAAACAACGGTTGTCTCACGTAGAAAAGAAAGATGTTAATATTAAGGCCGAGACCAGAATATGAGGGATCTATCATTCTTGCCTTCTCTGGAACGcatacaaagaaagaaaatggctATTGTTTTGGAAAAAAGAGATATGAGGAAACCCAGGAATAACAAACCAGGACTTTGCAGTTTTTGCTTCACTTCAGCTCAGTTTGGCTTATCAGTGTGAAGCTCCGCAGATTCAAGATGATCTGGGTGATTGGACAGCAGAGAAGGGCAAACAAAGAGGCAACTATTTGGAGTTGATTGAAGTGGAGCTAACCTAATGTAGACAAActgattgttttaattttttcttcttctcttgtttcagTAGTGGTAAAAGGAGAAATGGAACAGCCTGTGCGTACAGTTTTGTTTGTCTTAGCACAGAAAAGCATTATTGTAATAATCCTTAAAGCCTTAAATATTTCtactttgttttgtcattttattttaacctttagacagctttatctttttttttagatcGTTAACAAAGCGCTTCTTTAACAATACATGATCGGCAACACTACAATAGTGACAGTTATGTTGCATCGGTAGACTTATCAGGGGAAGGGCGGGACCAACACATGACCACAAATTTCAACTGCTctagtctttttttctttctttctttctgtatggTACTTTTGACATATTTTCTACTCTCGGCTCCCCACTTTTGCTTTCAATTTCTCCCTAAACGCATTAACCTTTCTCCCAATCtacctctctccccctctcctcagtGAGCAGTCTCTATCATGCAGTCTCCACAGAGGCATCACACTGTTGGCAGTTCCTGTCACAGACACTGCCTTAATTAGATATTCTTCAGCACTTTCTCCCCTCCCCACTCTAATCTCTCACTCTGCCTTTAGCTTTTTCCGAAATGTCCTCGCACAGGCCTCATTTTTAGCTGGCAATCAGGCACAATTTGCGCAAGATTTCAGTGATTGTTGTTGCACATTattagaaaaaacaaaagatgcgTAATGATTGTATGCTGCTctatctgctaaatgacaaagcTATTTAGAAGGTATTTTTTCTGAttttggaaaaaagaaaaaatattttgctaTATGTAAAAACAGCTGTCGTCAATACGTAAACATTCTGGAAATAGAGAagtatatgtatttttaaatgttcctgtttttgtgatttgttaaaatgtgtaGCACAAATTAAAATTCCTCATTGACTTAAATATTACATTGCCTTCTTTCATGTGACCAGGTGTCAGCCATGTTGGGTCTCCGGTCTgtcacactgttgttgttgttgttgttgttacatttGGTTTCTAAGCAGAAAAATGGAAGTATTCAACAATCTTTATTCTTAAGTACCATCATTTTTAACAGTATAAATAATGAACAGAGAAGTATAGACATGCATGAGATCAACGTCATAAACCTTAAAAAcgctcaaaaataaaatgttactgcaaagaAATGATCAGGATCAGTAAAACGAAGctgatgggggaaaaaaagaaaaaacattgactGAAATTCTAACCATTGTATAAATCACAGGTAAACTAAACAATGTAACAATTGTCAACATTAGTGCTGAAAAGATTAGTCAATAAGTTTTGGTCATTTATCAGGTAAAAATATTGGCTGGTTCAAGTTTCTCTAACAGTATGTGGATTTGATCCAGGGCGTCCATGCAGCATAGAACTGACTGAGCTTCTGTAGCACCCTCAGCGTTACTTTTTACAAGGTGACTTGTTATTGTTCTAGCTGAACCTCTTTTTAAAGGGTCAGTACAGCCAAATTACATGAAATCATGTTCTGTCTGGTATCTAGCCATGCTGATAGTTTTGGTTGCCTAGATTTTTAAATATGCCTTCGAGGTTTTCTGCCTCCACCATAATACAATGGAGGGGAAAAGTTACTGCTTCATCTTCTCCAGAAAACATGTCCCGGTTACtgtggataatccacagacctcacaGTGAAGTCTTTATTGGGACTACTTTTATATAAATAGTGAGATTATCCAGAGCAACCGGGACTCTGTCTCAAAAGTGTAATTTGTAAATGATGTGAAAAACCAGGAGTTGGATGCaaaaatctaaaatctaaaGCCTAAAATAAACATCAGCAT contains:
- the foxk1 gene encoding forkhead box protein K1, yielding MADYRDDTGARALLALQSAPCSPVRVGVTSHSYHQPSLALLGPPMMEARADAGIFPVRLACPPQQALARLEGRDFEFVMRQRTVTIGRNSSHGSVDINMGHSSFISRRHLQVTYDEANGFSLRCLGKNGVFVDGVFQRRGAPPLLLPRECVFRFPSTVIKIQFMSLLQPEEHREREQPSLPPRPLLPHISPLKISIPTMQQHEEHIRAFGSPLPSPTGTISVPNSCPVSPRGAGSSGYRYGRNVTSDLQLAAEYAAKAVSEQRRNIAEHRGGGSEQSAGGDSPKDESKPPYSYAQLIVQAISSAPDKQLTLSGIYAHITKHYPYYRTADKGWQNSIRHNLSLNRYFLKVARSQDEPGKGSFWRVDSASESKLVEQAFRKRRQRGVACFRTPFGPLSSRSAPASPTHQGLLSPPSSGLQTPECLSRDGSPISHEHHELLANKLASVPEYRYSQSAPGSPVSAQHVIMAAPTHPTVLPSGPGKALAFIPGGGGQVQPIHMLQNPIQSSVTMVRVVTSVPLTSNPPNGYSAPSVGGAEGHSELREAQLNRERVIQTVDSAVQGGDGRNLALGLHQLPVRPVTQNGKHTTAAVATATSLSNASGLSSPLQILAAQASSSPPVLVSRQPSADTLTEQPGEPQAKRPKMEDEGGTESAQHQVTAAQQPVIVAMTSQTHDPRM